The following coding sequences are from one Sciurus carolinensis chromosome 11, mSciCar1.2, whole genome shotgun sequence window:
- the LOC124959714 gene encoding olfactory receptor 5B2-like, which yields MENRTEVTEFILLGLTSDPGLQLPLFLMFLLIYTITLVGNLGMILLIILDSHLHTAMYFFLGNLSLVDFGYSSAVTPMVMGGLLLGNEVISYNSCDAQMFFITGFVTAENYLLTSMAYDRYAAVCKPLHYTTTMTTNVCAYLVITCYVCGFLNASIYTGNIFSLSFCLSNVVHHFFCDIPAVMTLSCSDRHVSELVLIYAATFNIFFALLVIWISYAFIFISILKMHSGAGHQKALSTCASHFTAVSIFYGTLIFMYLQPSSSHSMDTDKIASVFYTIVIPMLNPVVYSLRNKEVKSAFTKIILEGK from the coding sequence ATGGAGAACAGGACAGAAGTGACAGAGTTCATCCTGCTGGGACTGACCAGTGACCCAGGTCTGCAGCTTCCCCTCTTTCTGATGTTCCTGCTCATCTACACCATCACTCTGGTTGGGAACCTGGGGATGATCCTGTTGATCATCTTGGACTCCCATCTCCACACtgccatgtacttcttccttggcAACCTGTCTCTGGTGGACTTTGGTTACTCTTCAGCTGTCACTCCCATGGTCATGGGAGGACTCCTTCTTGGAAATGAGGTCATCTCCTACAATTCTTGTGATGCTCAGATGTTCTTTATTACAGGTTTCGTTACTGCAGAAAATTACCTCTTAACCTCAATGGCCTATGATCGCTATGCGGCAGTGTGCAAGCCCCTGCACTACACCACCACCATGACAACAAACGTGTGTGCATATCTGGTCATAACCTGCTATGTCTGTGGTTTCCTGAATGCCTCCATCTACACTGGGAACATATTCAGTCTCTCCTTCTGTCTATCCAATGTGGTCCAtcattttttctgtgatattCCAGCAGTCATGACTCTCTCTTGCTCTGATAGACATGTTAGTGAACTGGTTCTAATTTATGCAGCCACCTTCAATATCTTTTTTGCTCTCCTAGTAATCTGGATATCTTATGCATTCATTTTTATCAGCATCCTAAAGATGCACTCTGGTGCAGGACATCAGAAGGCTCtgtccacctgtgcctcccacttcACTGCAGTCTCCATTTTCTATGGGACTCTAATCTTCATGTATCTACAGCCCAGCTCCAGCCACTCCATGGACACAGACAAAATTGCCTCTGTGTTCTATACTATTGTGATTCCCATGTTGAACCCTGTGGTCtatagcctgaggaacaaggaggtcAAGAGTGCATTCACAAAGATcattttggaaggaaaataa
- the LOC124959961 gene encoding olfactory receptor 5B3-like produces the protein MENRTEVTEFILLGLTSDPGLQLPLFLTFLLIYTITLVGNLGMILLIVLDSRLHTPMYFFLGNLSLVDVCYSSAVTPTVMAGLLVGNEIISYNSCAAQMFFFGALGTVENYLLASMAYDRYAAVCKPLHYTTTMTTRVCAYLVIGSYFCGFLSSSFYIGDTFSLSFCKSNVVHHFFCDIPAVMALSCSDRHVNELILLPLYAFNVFFALLIILMSYILIFSTILKMRSGSGHRKALSTCASHFTAVFIFYGTLIFMYLQPRSSLSMDTDKIVSVFYTMVIPMLNPMVYSLRNKEVKCAFTKFIWEAE, from the coding sequence ATGGAGAACAGGACAGAAGTGACGGAGTTCATCCTGCTGGGACTGACCAGTGACCCAGGTCTGCAGCTTCCCCTCTTTCTGACGTTCCTGCTCATCTACACCATCACTCTGGTTGGGAACCTGGGGATGATCCTGCTGATTGTCTTAGACTCTcgtctccacactcccatgtacttcttccttggcAACCTGTCTCTGGTGGACGTTTGCTACTCTTCAGCTGTCACTCCCACAGTCATGGCTGGGCTCCTTGTAGGCAATGAGATAATTTCCTACAATTCTTGTGCTGCTCAGATGTTCTTTTTTGGAGCCCTTGGTACTGTGGAAAATTACCTGTTGGCCTCAATGGCCTATGATCGCTATGCAGCAGTGTGCAAGCCCCTGCACTACACCACCACGATGACAACCAGGGTGTGTGCATATCTGGTCATAGGCTCCTATTTCTGTGGTTTCTTGAGTTCCTCCTTCTACATTGGGGACACCTTCAGTCTCTCCTTCTGCAAGTCCAATGTTGTccatcatttcttctgtgatattCCAGCAGTCATGGCTCTTTCTTGCTCTGATAGACATGTTAATGAGCTGATTCTTCTTCCTTTGTATGCCTTCAATGTGTTTTTTGCTCTTCTTATTATCTTAATGTCCTATATACTTATTTTTAGCACAATCTTAAAGATGCGCTCAGGTTCAGGACACAGGAAGGCTCtgtccacctgtgcctcccacttcACGGCTGTCTTCATTTTCTATGGGACTCTAATCTTCATGTACTTACAGCCCAGGTCCAGTCTCTCCATGGACACTGATAAAATTGTTTCTGTGTTCTATACTATGGtcatccccatgctgaaccctATGGTCTACAGCCTAAGGAACAAGGAGGTCAAGTGTGCATTCACCAAGTTCATTTGGGAGGCAGAATAA